In Phycodurus eques isolate BA_2022a chromosome 10, UOR_Pequ_1.1, whole genome shotgun sequence, a genomic segment contains:
- the LOC133408277 gene encoding LOW QUALITY PROTEIN: potassium voltage-gated channel subfamily KQT member 2-like (The sequence of the model RefSeq protein was modified relative to this genomic sequence to represent the inferred CDS: deleted 1 base in 1 codon) codes for MVQKSRNGGVFPGAQADQKKPKVGFVGLEAGGTDSSRDGALLIAADEGPRRQRSSASGGKRAPKRNALYRRLQNFLYNVLERPRGWAFVYHAYVFLLVFSCLVLSVFSTIREYEKSSEDALYILEVVTIVVFGVEYSVRIWAAGCCCRYRGWRGRLKFARKPFCVIDIMVLIASISVLAAGTQGNVFATSAIRSLRFLQILRMIRMDRRGGTWKLLGSVVYAHSKELITAWYIGFLCLILASFLVYLAEKEDNEQFETYADALWWGLITLTTIGYGDKFPITWNGRLLAATFTLIGVSFFALPAGILGSGFALKVQEQHRQKHFEKRRNPAAGLIQAAWRVYATNLSRSDLTSTWDYYERTVSVPMYRLIPPLNQLDLLRNLKNKSGLSFRKDVQPEPSPSQKVSLKERVFSSPRSSGTKGKGSPQHMVPVVGPGVGPSVTPGVPNVPGGVQALRRSPSIDPSLEDSPSKVPKSWSFGERSRTRQAFRIRGAASRQNSEVLIEMQDEEFRQKSSPDASLPGEDMADDNKSCHCEFVPQDLTPGIKVTIRAICIMRFMVSKRKFKESLRPYDVMDVIEQYSAGHLDMLARIKNLQSRVDQIVGRGTPIADKDRPKAAGEELPEDPSMMGRLGKVEKQVLSMERKLDFLVNIYIQRMGIPQTETDAYFGSKEPDPAPPYHSPVDQLEKSQSIHKIPQVLSADIVDKSHFGTKMVRSSSSTGPRNHNATVCPPSTSWQPISSQLRQQAPPRPQRSHGNTPSPAVDGSLVRLPPPPAGERHGGNRPNRHSTGERGGAERAEREGEEAGGAAGEEEVKLDSDRSLSIPSVDHDELEHSFSGFSISQSRENLDFLNNGFYSTTNLGGAAGASCRATTRPYIAEGESDSDSELCAPSPHSDRAWTGAK; via the exons ATGGTGCAGAAGTCGCGGAACGGCGGCGTGTTCCCCGGAGCGCAGGCCGACCAGAAGAAGCCGAAAGTGGGCTTCGTGGGTCTGGAGGCCGGCGGGACGGACTCCAGCAGGGACGGAGCGCTCCTCATTGCAG CCGACGAAGGTCCTCGGCGCCAGCGCAGCAGCGCGTCGGGGGGCAAGAGAGCCCCCAAGAGGAACGCTCTCTACAGGCGGCTGCAGAACTTCCTCTACAACGTCCTCGAGAGGCCGCGCGGATGGGCCTTCGTGTACCACGCATATGT GTTCCTGCTGGTCTTCTCCTGCCTCGTGCTGTCCGTCTTCTCCACCATCCGAGAGTACGAGAAGAGCTCCGAGGACGCGCTCTACATCCTG GAGGTGGTGACCATCGTGGTGTTCGGCGTGGAGTACTCGGTACGCATCTGGGCGGCGGGATGCTGCTGCCGCTATCGAGGCTGGCGAGGGAGGCTCAAGTTTGCGCGCAAACCCTTTTGCGTCATCG ACATCATGGTGCTGATCGCGTCCATCTCGGTGCTGGCGGCGGGCACGCAGGGCAACGTGTTCGCCACGTCGGCCATCCGCTCGCTGCGCTTCCTTCAGATTCTGCGGATGATCCGCATGGACCGGCGCGGGGGAACCTGGAAGCTGCTCGGATCCGTCGTCTACGCCCACAGCAAG GAGCTGATCACAGCCTGGTACATCGGCTTCCTGTGTCTGATCCTGGCGAGCTTCCTGGTTTATTTGGCGGAGAAAGAGGACAACGAACAATTTGAGACGTACGCCGACGCCCTCTGGTGGGGACTG ATCACCTTGACCACCATCGGCTACGGAGACAAGTTCCCCATCACTTGGAACGGTCGCCTGCTGGCAGCCACCTTCACGCTGATTGGCGTTTCCTTCTTCGCTCTGCCTGCT GGCATCCTGGGTTCTGGTTTTGCTCTGAAGGTCCAAGAGCAGCACAGACAAAAACACTTTGAGAAAAGACGAAACCCAGCAGCTGGACTCATCCAG GCCGCGTGGAGGGTATACGCCACAAATCTGAGTCGATCTGACCTGACGTCCACGTGGGACTACTACGAGAGGACCGTGTCCGTCCCCATGTACAG GTTAATTCCACCCCTCAACCAGTTGGACCTGCTGAGGAACCTCAAGAACAAGTCAGGACTCTCATTCAG AAAGGATGTGCAGCCGGAACCTTCTCCTAG TCAGAAGGTGAGTCTGAAAGAGAGAGTCTTCTCATCTCCACGCAGTTCAGGAACCAAAGGAAAAGGTTCTCCTCAGCATA TGGTCCCGGTGGTCGGTCCAGGTGTCGGTCCCAGTGTGACTCCCGGAGTTCCCAACGTGCCCGGGGGTGTTCAGGCCCTGCGCCGCTCCCCCAGCATAGATCCCAGTCTGGAGGACAGCCCCAGTAAGGTTCCAAAGAGCTGGAGCTTCGGAGAACGCAGCAGAACC CGGCAGGCCTTCAGGATCCGAGGAGCCGCATCCCGCCAGAACTCTGAAG TGCTCATAGAGATGCAGGATGAAGAGTTCAGACAGAAGAGCTCGCCAG ACGCTAGCCTCCCGGGAGAAGACATGgccgacgacaacaagagcTGCCACTGTGAGTTCGTCCCGCAGGATTTGACGCCCGGCATCAAGGTCACCATCCGAGCCATCTG TATCATGCGCTTCATGGTGTCCAAAAGAAAGTTTAAGGAGAGTCTTCGTCCCTATGATGTCATGGACGTGATTGAACAGTATTCAGCAGGACACCTCGACATGCTTGCACGCATCAAGAACCTTCAGTCCAG GGTGGACCAGATCGTGGGCAGAGGAACACCAATTGCAGACAAGGACCGACCCAAAGCTGCAGGGGAAGAACTCCCTGAGGACCCCAGCATGATGGGACGCTTGGGGAAGGTGGAGAAGCAG GTCCTCTCCATGGAGAGAAAGCTGGACTTCCTAGTCAATATCTACATACAGCGAATGGGAATCCCTCAGACAGAGACCGACGCCTACTTTGGATCCAAGGAACCAGACCCGGCGCCACCTTACCATAGTCCGGTGGACCAGCTGGAGAAGAGCCAGTCCATTCACAAGATCCCCCA agtgTTGTCAGCCGACATTGTGGACAAGAGTCATTTTGGGACCAAGATGGTCCGATCCAGCAGTTCTACTGGCCCCCGGAATCACAACGCCACCGTCTGCCCCCCCTCCACCTCCTGGCAGCCAATCAGTTCCCAACTCCGCCAACAGGCCCCGCCGCGCCCTCAGCGTAGCCACGGGAACACCCCAAGTCCGGCCGTGGACGGGTCACTGGTTCGGCTTCCGCCGCCGCCGGCCGGAGAACGGCACGGTGGGAATCGACCTAACCGCCACAGTACcggagagaggggaggggctgAGAGGGCCGAGAGGGAGGGCGAGGAAGCAGGAGGGGCAGCAGGGGAGGAAGAGGTGAAGCTCGACAGCGACCGCTCCCTGTCCATCCCATCTGTGGACCACGATGAACTGGAGCACTCCTTCAGCGGGTTCTCCATCTCGCAGTCCAGGGAGAATCTGGACTTCCTCAACAACGGTTTCTACTCAACCACCAACCTGGGGGGAGCAGCGGGGGCCTCCTGCCGCGCCACCACGAGACCCTACATCGCGGAGGGCGAGTCGGACTCTGACTCGGAGCTCTGCGCGCCCTCGCCGCACTCGGACCGTGCCTGGACCGGAGCGAAGTAG
- the ddx27 gene encoding LOW QUALITY PROTEIN: probable ATP-dependent RNA helicase DDX27 (The sequence of the model RefSeq protein was modified relative to this genomic sequence to represent the inferred CDS: inserted 1 base in 1 codon) yields MLEQLGLIGTIRDDEQSPEEADSESEQEEEPIVLNRKKKFGGQKGGARDFNGDFVFGERDALDRGDDWATADVVKQLKKKRSLTTLDQKIEKIRKKRKAEEKASVGEDDSEEEEEKVDVNCHDDDDDEEVXGEGEGEEDEFNSDDEQILTKADTLREKRQRGGRKRKADEEEEAQSFHEDASQFDDALAFDDMNLSRPILKAITALGFKQPTPIQKACVPVGLLGRDLCACAATGTGKTAAFMLPVLERLVYKPRTSQVTRVLVLVPTRELGIQVHSVARQLAQFTSITTCLTVGGLDLKCQEAALRAGPDVLIATPGRLIDHLHNTPSFELTHIEILVLDEADRMLDEYFEEQMKEIIRLCSYNRQTMLFSATMTEEVKDLAAVSLKQPVRIFVNSNTDVAPYLRQEFVRIRANREGDREAVVAALLTRTFQDHVMVFTQTRKQAHRLHILLGLMGLNVGELHGELSQNQRLENLRRFKDEQIDILVATDVAARGLDIDGVKTVINFTMPSTAKHYVHRVGRTARAGRSGRSVSLVGESERKTLKEVIKSAKNAVKARVLPPDVILKFRDLISKLEKDVQAVLTLEREEREMAASEAKLSVAQKRLDGSASNETQRVWFQTQQERKQSRVNKALQEFDLALRGKKKRDKFVKDSKKKKGMTAEERAQFEILKAQMFAERAAKRERRPKRARAMPEDEAPPKANQKAGKEGNARRKSAFDRELTNVSNKALKHYRAGPSFKDRKRLGLDRKRPGNSRFKRK; encoded by the exons ATGTTGGAGCAACTGGGCCTGATTGGAACCATCCGGGACGATGAGCAGAGTCCGGAAGAAGCTGACAGCGAGTCCGAGCAGGAG GAAGAACCGATCGTCCTCAACCGGAAGAAGAAGTTCGGCGGCCAGAAGGGCGGCGCCAGAGACTTCAACGGCGACTTTGTGTTCGGAGAACGAGACGCGCTGGACCGCGGAGACGACTGGGCCACGGCCGACGTCGTGAAGCAGCTCAAGAAGAAG AGAAGTCTCACCACTCTGGACCAGAAGATAGAGAAGATCCggaagaagaggaaagcagaG GAAAAAGCGTCTGTGGGTGAAGACGATtctgaggaggaagaagagaaggTGGACGTGAActgtcatgatgatgatgatgatgaggagg AGGGTGAGGGTGAGGGTGAAGAGGACGAGTTTAACTCTGACGACGAGCAGATTCTCACCAAAGCAG ACACGCTACGGGAGAAGCGACAACGTGgtgggaggaagaggaaggcagacgaggaggaagag GCGCAGTCGTTCCACGAAGACGCGTCACAGTTTGATGACGCACTCGCCTTTGACGACATGAACCTGTCCAGACCCATCCTGAAG GCCATCACGGCGTTGGGCTTCAAGCAGCCCACCCCCATCCAGAAGGCCTGCGTTCCCGTGGGGCTCCTGGGCCGAGACCTCTGCGCCTGCGCCGCCACCGGCACAG GAAAGACGGCCGCCTTCATGTTGCCCGTGTTGGAGCGCTTGGTTTACAAGCCCAGGACGTCCCAGGTGACCCGGGTGCTGGTTCTGGTTCCCACCCGAGAGCTAGGCATCCAAGTTCACTCAGTGGCGCGGCAGCTGGCGCAGTTCACCTCCATCACCACGTGCCTGACTGTCG GTGGTCTGGACCTGAAGTGTCAGGAGGCGGCGTTGAGGGCGGGCCCGGACGTCCTCATCGCCACTCCGGGCCGACTCATCGACCATCTCCACAACACTCCCAGCTTCGAGCTCACACACATCGAGATACTCGTCCTCGACGAAGCAGACAG GATGCTGGACGAGTACTTTGAGGAACAGATGAAGGAAATCATCAGGCTGTGTTCCTACAACAGACAAACAATGTTGTTCTCGGCCACCATGACTGAAGAG GTGAAGGACCTCGCGGCCGTCTCGCTCAAGCAGCCCGTCAGGATCTTCGTGAACAGCAACACGGACGTGGCTCCGTACCTGCGCCAGGAGTTTGTGCGCATCCGAGCCAACCGCGAGGGCGACCGCGAGGCGGTGGTGGCGG CTCTGCTCACCAGAACCTTCCAAGACCACGTGATGGTCTTCACGCAGACCAGGAAGCAAGCGCACAGACTGCACATCCTGCTGGGTCTCATGGGCCTCAATGTCGGGGAGCTGCACGGAGAACTCAGCCAGAACCAGAGACTGGAGAACCTCAG GCGTTTTAAGGACGAGCAGATCGACATCCTGGTGGCGACGGACGTGGCGGCCAGAGGTCTGGACATAGACGGCGTCAAAACG GTGATCAACTTCACCATGCCGTCCACGGCGAAGCACTACGTCCACCGCGTGGGCCGCACGGCCAGAGCGGGCCGCTCGGGCCGCTCGGTGTCGCTGGTCGGCGAGTCGGAGAGGAAGACGCTGAAGGAAGTCATCAAGTCGGCCAAGAACGCCGTGAAGGCTCGCGTGCTTCCTCCGG ACGTCATCCTGAAGTTCAGAGACCTCATTTCCAAACTGGAAAAAGACGTGCAGGCCGTGCTGACGCTGGAGAGAGAAGAGCGAGAGATGGCTGCCTCAGAGGCCAAG TTGAGCGTGGCCCAGAAGCGCCTGGATGGCTCCGCCTCCAACGAAACTCAGCGAGTTTGGTTCCAGACGCAGCAGGAAAGGAAGCAGAGTCGCG TGAACAAGGCGCTGCAGGAGTTCGACTTGGCGCTGCGAGGGAAGAAGAAGCGAGACAAGTTTGTGAAggacagcaagaagaagaaaggcATGACG GCGGAGGAGCGCGCTCAGTTCGAGATCCTGAAGGCTCAGATGTTCGCCGAGCGAGCCGCCAAGCGCGAGCGGCGACCCAAGAGAGCCCGAGCCATGCCCGAGGACGAGGCGCCCCCTAAAG CCAATCAGAAGGCAGGAAAAGAAGGCAACGCAAGGCGCAAGTCTGCCTTCGACAGAGAGTTGACCAACGTCAGCAACAAAGCCCTCAAACACTACAGAGCGGG gCCGTCCTTCAAAGACAGGAAACGCCTTGGTCTGGACAGGAAGCGCCCAGGGAACTCCAG GTTCAAGAGGAAGTGA